Part of the Hevea brasiliensis isolate MT/VB/25A 57/8 chromosome 16, ASM3005281v1, whole genome shotgun sequence genome is shown below.
ATGAAAAAAATGTGCTGTGGACGTCAAACATGATGTTGGATAAAGTTTACGAGGTAATTAGTGTAGGATAGGCTCATGGGTTCACTAGCTAACCTTCTAGTATTTCGTTTGTGGCATTAATTATTCTTGTCAAATTTTTATAGGTAGGTGTTGTATACTTAATTTTGAACCCTATCTTAATTATGATAATTTGTTTTTGTTAATTATCTTTCGATAATTAGTTGGAGCtccataaataataataataataagtagaATGGttatattgaattttttttttactgataATTTGTAAAACACTTTAACGATGCCCATATTAACGATACCCATGCAAGTTCAAACTGCCATTTGCATCACTTATCACGCGCCAACTCAAATTATAACTAATACAATTTATATTATATCAGTAGGCTACATGCATGTTATTTAGGCAGCTAGTAGAGTAGCCTAGTACTGGCGACCCTCCTCGTGGGTGTGATGGTGCGCTCCTGGAAGCTTCTCCTAATCTTCCTTACAATTCCTCTGCTTTGATGGTGTTCCTCTGCTTCATGGTGGCGTAGTAGTAGAAGTGGCATGAGATCTATCCTTCTGATGATGCCCTGGTAGGTTCTCCTTTATCTTCTCCTTCAGCCCTTTCTTCCTCCTCCCACCATGTCCATCATCTTCATACTGCAGTATACAACACAGTTAAAAAGGATTTGACATAACCTTGAAAGCTATTAAAATCGACAAAATCAGCTTTGATTAAATGATATTGACGTAGTCTCTACAATCATAATTATAAATTACTAAAATCATTTCTTGGATCTAGACTTATAAACTTACGGAGCTAGAACTTGATGAGCTTCCGGAACGGTGAAGTTTGCCTGAGACTCCATGGTGATCCTTGTTATGTCCGACGCCATAGCCAGTACCAGTCTCCGGTGCGCCACCATGGGTGCCCGCTGTCCCATATGTCCCAGTGCCAGTGGcacctgtttgatggattggattgcCATTGTCGTCGGTTGGGCGAATTTGTTTGCCATATTCGTCTGACCATCTCTTCAGTTTATTAAAAGGGTGAATCTGAACTAGTCCTTAAACTCTTTTActtttttagttttaattttgattcaaattttaattcaatttaatttaatatgatttTAATTCAATGATTCAATTTTtagttcttaaattaaaaaattttcatttgaccCAAAACCAATTTAGAAGTTTCTAGTTCAATTCAAGTCTCATTCATTCACGTATCGATTTGATCAATTCTAGTTTGGTTAAACCAATCCAGTT
Proteins encoded:
- the LOC110668503 gene encoding LOW QUALITY PROTEIN: dehydrin Xero 1 (The sequence of the model RefSeq protein was modified relative to this genomic sequence to represent the inferred CDS: inserted 3 bases in 2 codons), translating into MPWAGLVQIHPFNKLKRWSDEYGKQIRPTDDNGNPIHQTGATGTGTYGTAGTHGGAPETGTGYGVGHNKDHHGVSGKLHRSGSSSSSSSYEDDGHGGRRKKGLKEKIKENLPGHHQKDRSHATSTTTPXHEAEEHHQSRGIVRKIXEKLPGAHHHTHEEGRQY